AGAACTATCAGGATGGAAGTGCACCTTTGTTCCTAAATTACATGGGTGAGAGATTCACTAGGCAGGGCCTTTGGAAGCTTATGAAGCAGTATGGCAAGGCTGTTGGAATGGAGGAGAGAATTACTCCTCATATACTCAGAAATTCATTTACTGTTCATATGATACAAAACGGTGCAGATCTAAAGACTTTGCAGGAACTTTTAGGTTATGATGACATGCAGGCACTTCAGGTTTTCATGCAGCTTTCAAAGAGTAGAATCAAGGATGTTTACGATAGAACTCATCCAAGAGCCTAGATTTGGTATATAATTGGCGATAAATTATCAAAAATGCACAATTTTGCTTGCATTTGTCTCTTTGAGATGATAATATATTTAAGTTAGTACGGGTGGTCCTCTGCATACAGTAGTGGCAAGAACACCTTGGAGGGAAAGGAGGAACCCAATCAATGAATATTTTAGATTCAGTTGCTCAGGATTATCTCAAGAAGGATGTCCCTGCATTTAACGTAGGTGACCAGGTAAAGGTCCACGTTAAAATTAAGGAAGGCGCAAGAGAAAGAATTCAGATTTTTGAAGGTTTTGTTCTTAAGAAGCAGAACGGTGGAATCGGTGCTACATTTACAGTTAGAAAGATTGCTTCTGGTGTAGGTGTTGAGAAGACATTTCCACTTCATTCTCCATGGGTCGAGAAAATCGAAGTTGTTAGAGAAGGTAAGGTTAGAAGAGCTAGACTTCACTACATGCGTGGCAGAACCGGTAAGGCTGCTAAGATTAAGACTAAATAATAACGGTCACAAAGGACATCCGCATGGGTGTCCTTTTTACTAATAGTTGCGTAGTTGCGTTGAAATTGAAAGAGGTTCAAGATGTCATTGCAAAACATAAACTGGTATCCAGGTCATATGAAAAAGACGAGAGAGCTTATTGCTAGCAATCTCAAGCTTGTTGATATAGTAATAGAAGTTATAGACGCTAGAATTCCTATTTCGAGCAGAAATCCAGTAATCGATGAGCTTACAGCAGGTAAGCAGAGAATAATTATCCTAAACAAGAGCGATCTATCAGACGGTCAGGAAAATAAGCGCTGGATAGAAAAACTTAGCAAGGATGGAAGCAAGGTTATGACTCTTGATTCTATGCACGGCGTTGGAATTAAGGAACTTATAAATTTGATGTCTAAAATTGAGGACGATATCAATAAAGATAGGGTTCGTAAGAAGAACCTAAGACTAATGATTGTCGGTGTTCCCAATGTTGGCAAGTCATCTTTGATTAATCGTCTGACGGGAAAGAAGAGTGCAAAGACTGGGG
The nucleotide sequence above comes from Eubacterium sulci ATCC 35585. Encoded proteins:
- a CDS encoding 50S ribosomal protein L19, with amino-acid sequence MNILDSVAQDYLKKDVPAFNVGDQVKVHVKIKEGARERIQIFEGFVLKKQNGGIGATFTVRKIASGVGVEKTFPLHSPWVEKIEVVREGKVRRARLHYMRGRTGKAAKIKTK
- a CDS encoding GTPase — encoded protein: MSLQNINWYPGHMKKTRELIASNLKLVDIVIEVIDARIPISSRNPVIDELTAGKQRIIILNKSDLSDGQENKRWIEKLSKDGSKVMTLDSMHGVGIKELINLMSKIEDDINKDRVRKKNLRLMIVGVPNVGKSSLINRLTGKKSAKTGDKPGVTKGKQWLTLSNGMQLLDTPGILWPKFEDENVGIKLAFCGSIKDEILDLETLALRLIELLQEEYPKLLANRYKLEEISDEGLVNMDNIALNRGFILSKGRIDYSRCAKTVLDEFRSAQIGRITLERAK